Proteins co-encoded in one Micropterus dolomieu isolate WLL.071019.BEF.003 ecotype Adirondacks linkage group LG19, ASM2129224v1, whole genome shotgun sequence genomic window:
- the LOC123957328 gene encoding adenomatous polyposis coli protein 2-like: MKEVLQSVKMAKAVASYDQLAHQVEALRKENSHLRRELEDNSNHLSKLETETTGMKEVLKQLQSKLEQEAGTLASSGRSDVLHQLKELHMDLTNYYELKHQPHNLRLLTDSMGGAGLTGVGGGVELDACLALPPSSCSSSSAAGRARSPLRASSRMSAASGGEAAAVMIPHHFLDGAPPKTAVISGADGRQSDHHLEELYKERNLLLGEIDREERERCWYFSQLEALSQRLNQLPRIDTFSLQMDLIRQQLEFEAQQVQSVMEERFGTSDEVVQRTQIRVARLEQLEKELQEARGSQESQLQPTTANENPRCEEGPF; this comes from the exons gaggTGCTGCAGAGTGTGAAGATGGCCAAAGCCGTGGCTTCCTACGACCAGCTGGCCCACCAGGTGGAGGCGCTCCGGAAGGAGAACTCCCACCTGAGGAGGGAGCTGGAGGACAACTCCAACCACCTGTCCAAACTGGAGACCGAGACCACCGGCATGAAG GAGGTGTTGAAGCAGCTGCAGAGTAAACTGGAGCAGGAGGCGGGAACATTGGCCTCGTCCGGGAGGAGCGACGTGCTGCACCAACTCAAAG agCTCCACATGGACCTCACCAACTACTACGAACTCAAACACCAACCTCACAACCTGAGGCTGCTTACAGACAGCATGGGAGGGGCGGGGCTAACAGGTGTTGGTGGAGGGGTGGAGCTAGATGCTTGTCTGGCTTTGCctccttcctcctgctcctcctcctcggcGGCGGGCAGAGCAAGAAGTCCGCTGAGAGCGTCATCACGTATGAGCGCAGCATCTGGTGGCGAGGCCGCCGCCGTAATGATACCCCATCACTTCCTGGACGGAGCCCCGCCCAAAACAGCTGTGATTAGTGGTGCGGATGGTCGACAGAGCGATCATCACCTGGAGGAGCTGTACAAGGagag GAACCTCCTGCTGGGGGAGATCGACCGCGAGGAGAGGGAGCGCTGCTGGTACTTCAGCCAGCTGGAGGCGCTGTCACAGAGACTGAACCAGCTGCCTCGCATTGACACG TTTTCTCTGCAGATGGATCTGATTCGGCAGCAGCTGGAGTTTGAAGCCCAGCAAGTTCAGTCTGTGATGGAGGAACGCTTCGGTACCAGCGACGAGGTGGTTCAGAGGACACAG atccGTGTTGCTCGTCTGGAGCAGCTGGAGAAGGAGCTGCAGGAGGCCCGAGGGAGTCAGGAGAGCCAGCTACAG cctacaacAGCCAACGAGAACCCGCGCTGTGAGGAAGGGCCATTCTGA